A window of Candidatus Nitrospira allomarina genomic DNA:
CATGGCAATAAACCGGCCTTGTGAGTCGGTGCGAGTTAGCACGGGCCGTTGATATTCATCCAAGGGTAATTGCAACACCTCAAGCCGAGTACCTTCCTCAATACGCTTGGCCGACAGAACCTCCCCTCCAAGCACGAGCATCTTTCCCAGATAGGCCCCAGGATGTTGAACCACATCCGAAAACGTGAGTGTGGGATCAACCTGTTTCTGAAGAATTTCCGGTATTTCCACGGGTGAGGAGGCGCATCCCCCCGCACTCCCTAGAGCGAGCACCAAACACCATATGAGATTTTTTAGTTTCATCATCATATTCTATCATATGCCGATTGATCAATTTGGGTGGAGGATCTGACCGGCAACCCATCATACCAGATGAACCCAATCAAGAGACCTCTTGAATCATAGCCGTCCAGCATAACAATCCTGCGCACCCAAGACGTTTTTTTCCACCCACACGTTCCCATTTCATCGCACGCCGGTACTTTGTCGTCAATGGATTCGACGGCGCACTCTTGAGGCTGGGTTTGTTAGTGGGATTCTATGTGAGCGACGAAGTCAAATTGCCT
This region includes:
- a CDS encoding Slp family lipoprotein — its product is MMMKLKNLIWCLVLALGSAGGCASSPVEIPEILQKQVDPTLTFSDVVQHPGAYLGKMLVLGGEVLSAKRIEEGTRLEVLQLPLDEYQRPVLTRTDSQGRFIAMEKAFLDPAMFPANTQITLVGEVTGTVSAKLDEMDYQFPEVVIRHLYVWKDQALIQKSRSGPWYSIFGGGSTGGRVGGGVGVGIGF